CCATCTGTCTGCAGTGTACTTTTCCTATTCCACAGAAAATAACTCAGCTGTCTCCTCAGCACAGTCCTTGCTTGTCAATGATTGCGTATGTTTGGTTGGACTAACTTTTTGCCTGATTATGTTTCTTTATTTATCTATAGACAACTAAGAATTTATAAGGTATCAAGACAACTGGATGTACCTACATAGCCAGTGCAAGCAGTGTTGCAGCAACATCTTTGCCCTCTTCAGCATTGTATATGATAATgtaactttttatttccttctaagGGCTCTCCTGTGTTTGTGTcgtgtccccccgccccccgccccagtAGGGGAGGAAGGATGTGAGGAGACAGTCACAGCGGTAGCTCACCCTCAGCCAAAGTCCGAGACCTTGAGGAAGGTGTGTGACTGGGGGCAATGCCAAAGTCGCACATGGAGTCCAAGTGCGAGAGTTTTCTTTGGGGGACGCACAGACATCGGGGTCCGCCGCGGCCTCGGTGGCGATCTCCTTGTGCCACAGTGAAGGGGCGCCTAACCATGGTTTGCGCGGGAGAGGACCGAACACCACGGCAGGGAGAAGGCTGTGGGACACCCTGCTCCAGGAGTCTCGGAAGATTTGTGGACCGCAGCCCAGCCGTGCTCACGGGAACAATGACGGGGCAGGGCTCTCCAGAAGAGGTCATTCCTCGTGCCCGTCACCGTCCCGGCACGAAAGCTCCGACCCGCTGTCAGGTTACACCGCCCACATctcgccccgccgccggccgtCCCCGCGGCCGCACCGGCGGCGAAAGGGGCCGCCCTCCCGGCCGCTGCCGCCCGGCGGGCCCGTCCCaggggcggccccggcgcctTTGTTccgcgcggcggcggggcgcccACGtgcagcggcggcggggcggcaccgcgcccgcgcagccccgcgcaCCCGGCCGCGGGGTgcggggggtttggggggagagggtggCGGGGGAGCCCGCCCCCCGCCACGGCGCTGCGCTGCGCGGGGGCAGCCGCGGGGCGCGGGCCGGAGCGCCGGGACCCCGGCCTGGCCCTTTAAACctgccgcggcggcggggccgggccggtgcGGGACACGTGAGGCGGCCGCGGCGTGCtctgccgccgctgccccggctGCCGCGCTGCTCGTGTTGTGTCTGGCCGGCCGCCAGCCCCCATCGCTCGGTCTTTCGGGTTTtcgctctgcctcctcctctttttttttttttgcacagccCCCTCCTGGTTTTTCCACCCACGGGTAAAGgtggtttttccttttcttttcctttttttttttttttaaaccctcaTCCTAGTTTAGTCCGTGGGCAGGACTCGCATAATAATATTTCCAGTCCCAGCAGCTCACATCACAGACACGAACCCaggaccgcccccccccccttttttttttcttcccaatctcCCAAATcgttttattattattattttttaaatgatcgCTTTTTTTGCCCGCTGCTCCCGCTGCTGCCGAAATCCCCGTCTTCCCAGGGTGCATGCTTCTGGCAAGATTGTGCAGTGTTCTCAGTCCATTTTCAGTGTGTCTTATCTTAATTTGTTCTGATCCGATCTAAGCGCGATAGCCACCACTTGCTTTCAATTTGTAGGATTTTTTCCGTTCTTTTTGCTCCGACTGCTCTCGAAGTATTTCCCTCCTCACATTTCCAGGGTTGCAATTtactctgccttttcttctttttttttttttgtttttacctcCCCTCTCTTGAATTGCTTCATGTTACTAACCATTCCTAAATTGTAAGAGAGATTcattccccctcctcttccaccaccaccagcaccactaccaccatcacctcctcctcctcctcctccccttctcttctcctttttggcAGCACCAGGACGTCCGGTGTGGTGGTGGCAGcgagcagcaaaagcagcaagagcTCGTTTTGATTCCCCCCCCTTCCAAGGTGCTTTGGAGAGACTGGTTTAAGGCTGAGCAGCAGAAGTCACGATGAGTGCACAAGGTGAGGGACCCGGTCAGCCTTCCACTGCTGCCCAGGAGCAACCTGCAACCGCAGAGCCTCAGAAGAGAGGACGAGGCAGACCCAGGAAGCAACCACAAGTCAGTATCGTATAGATACGTAGAGCCGCAGATCTATAGTATTATAGGCATGTACATGTACGTATTATTGCTGCAAGTGAAGCAGTCCTGGAGCTGGGGCGGGGGGCTTTGTTGTGTGCTGCTTCCCGGCGAGGTGGTGCGGAGGCGTAGCGAGGGGCTTCCACGGGCGCCCCGGCGGGGGGACCCTGGAGCCCGGGAGCGGCGGGGTGCTGCCTGCCCGTGCCTGAGCCGCCGAGCCTCCTCGGGACTTTCACTATTGtgcagggagcgagctggggcTTTTCAATGTAAATAGGGAACATGGAGCAGCGCGGCTCCGACCAACCAGCGCTCGCTGGGTCATTTCGAGCTGATTTTGAAATTGCGAAAGCGAGGAGCAGGGAACGGGGCTCTCctgtctccctcctctctcagcCCTTGCAATGTCTCaatctgtgtgtgtgcgcgcgtgtctgcgtgtgtgtgtgtgtgtgtgtgcgcgtcGGGTCCCACCGGGGGCTGCTGCCGCCTCCGATCTTGACCAGCCCAGCCCCTGACTGCCCCTAGATCCTGGGgttgggggagaggagggtgtCTAGAAAGCCGCATAGGTTTTTtcgcttttctttttttttttctttttttttttttccctggcgCTCCCCccttctccacctcctccctcagcCCCGTCATCGTATGCAGAGAGGTGCCCCCGTTGCCGGTGGAGGTGGGGGAGGTAGCCGGCGGGGCTTGCCCTGTATTTGCAACACCTTTTGCCTTTCCTCCGGCGCTTTCCCAGGCAGGTCGAGGCGAGGGGGACTGTTCCCGGGTCTCGGCGCGGGGAGCGGAGCCCGGCACTCTCCCACCCGCACCCACAGCCTCCTCCCGGGCCCGAATGGGACGCGCTGGGCTCCTCTTCTTTGACTTGCAAGACCTGAATCCGCGCTAAGGTTGCTAGATCCGTGCATTAtttccaccccccaccccccttcccttcctctcccgaAGTGCCATTGTCGCATCTCCTGGAAATGCCGAGGTgcgcccggcccccgccgccggggagGCGGCCCGGGAGCCCCCGCGCCTCGCAGCCCCTCCGCGGGCGCCGCCGAGGGGGGATTTTGCCCGCGGATGCAACCAATTAAGGCGGCAGTTCGGCGAGGCAGCGCGGAGTTGATCGCAGCCCTTTCCATGCCTCCCTTCGGAAGGCAGGACTGGGAAGTCGGGCTGCCTGCGGAGCTCATTTTAAAGGGAGCTTCGGcgggctttaaaaaaaatctgtactcCATTCATTTAGTATCAGCCCACTGCCCCGAGAGCCTGCGAGGGGCTCCGAAAACACGGAGGGAGCTGAACAGCAGAGCCCGGAGACGGGGGAAACcgggctgctctgctcccctcctccctctcccaccgATGTGCTCCTGCAAATTGCACAGAAAGTACTTTTTTGGGAAGCCATAAAAGCGGAGTCCCTGGGTTTCCCGCTCTGCCCTCAGTGACACTTATTTCACCGGAGCGGCCCCGGGCTCTGCCCCCTGTCCCGTTCTCCCCTCCGGGCTGCCCtcgcccagccccagcagccggCATCAGCCCTGCGAGCTTGTGCTGGGGCTTCCTTTTGTTGTTGTGTGGGTTGTtgggttccccccccccccccgctatAGCGTTTGAATGtatggaagagaaagaacagtGTGTCTCCTTAAACGTGTTCAGCCCAGATGTGCAGTGCCTGCGGGGCTCGCCACTGAGAGCTTGGAGCAGTTGGGAGTCCCCTCGCCAGCCTCCCCTTAACCTAACCGGGAATTAAAAAGCTAAAGGGTTTTAAGCTGGTTTAATTTAACAAACTGCATTTAATTAGTTTTACCACATCCTGTAATCGGAATGAAATGTATAATATTTAAGACGAGAAAAGTTTTATAGTATTTATGATtcactgaataaatatttggaaTCCGAACTCTTAGTAATTCATACCCATTTTTAAGGACTGGTTATTTACTGTCAGGCAGAGGAGCTAGTTAagaaaaatagctaaaataatCCGTGCTCCTGTCGAGTCATTTTAGAGTTGGGTTTTGTTTCGGATATTTTCTTTCCTCGAGGTTTTTTGGCTTGCTCTAGTGCTCAATTTGAAGAAActtttacatttgcattttaatagaAATCAATTATGTTTAGAATAGGTGTGAATACAATGCTGACtgcagaacaacagaaaaaattccccccaaaatatttgttctctTGAGAGAGAAAATGGTCTAAGCTTACTTTACAGTTTTCCAGTAGTtaactttttccccaaaaaagttTGTGCTAGAAACTGCATATGATAATTGTATCTTGCTATAATGAAATGCAATTGAAATTAAATGGgtaactgaattattttttgaataatCATTCTTACATGAGGGAAATCATAgccacattattttaaaaatgtgttttctgctaTAACTTACGTGCTAGAATATGCAaacttttcaaagttttttgTGCAGTTACAAGGGAAGTTAAATTCTTTTTtgtgcaaaatgtattttttctttaccttgagttgtttaatttttcatgttgcattttaaatagTTATTTATTTACACTGCTAATTCATATGTTTTAAGTAACTTCTCAGTTATAGTTTATCCTTCAGACCTGGGTTACTTGTAGCCTCTTGCCACAATAGcatgttttcctgtatttagGAACCAACTGGTGAACCATCTCCTAAAAGACCAAGAGGAAGACCCAAAGGAAGCAAAAACAAGAGTCCCTCTAAAGCAGCTCAGAAGGTGAGATTACTAAAGAGAGCGAGTTCCTAATGCTGTTTTTTCATCAACTGGTAGCAAAAAATCCAGTCATTTAGGCTGTGAACTGTGGGATTGGAGCCCTTTTAATAATGGAAGCTACACAGAgcatgtattttgcatttttaagattAGAATTAACATGCTGCATGAAGACCCTAGGTACAGAACCTATGAGGGCAGCTTGCTTTTTGAGTAGTGTACAAATTAGTGAAATAACATAATGTATTTGATGTATTTACTGAGATCTCCTGTATCTATTAAGGAAATCAATACTAAGGATATTATTTTCTCGATTAAGATTTTTGAAAGAGGAAGATTAATTTCTTGCCCACTTACAGTCATTATTACTACAGACCAAACCTGTATATTAAAGCTAAGTGTTTTGTCAAACATAGGTTAATTAGAAGTAAATCCAATTATGTGTTGATGGAAATAAGTGCATGTATTgaaatttacatatttaaaatgtgatggTAAAATAAACTGTGAGTTACAGTAAAAGCCTACTATATCTTGTTTAGTAATAAGTTTCAAAGAGACTTTTCCTTGAAGTGCTATTAGTCTTCTGAACCACTACTTCTGCTTGGTGGTGGGAGCAAACTTTTATTCTGGTGGTTCTGAATGCGTGTAGCTATAGGAGAAGCTCCCTGAAGTCACTGAATTTCGTGCGTGGAGTTTACATCACAAATACAACGTGACAATGtgacttaattttatttgaatggAGGAAAGCTCAGCATGAGAAAAACTGCTGTCAAGGCAAATAATACCTTTCTGTAGGAATTATTTTGGTGAAGGCAGATAGTTGTGTGTAGGCTTGAAAACAAATACGGGAGTTTTGTTTATGTTGATGGTTACACAGCAGTTAGCAGTAATATACAGGTACTAAATTGGAAACAAAAGCTTACAAAATCTGGTGGTGAACTGTAGTGCTTAAGTGTATCAGTATCTTTTAAGTAGATCTGTGACAAAATGTGTGTAGAAGGTAGTTGTGGCCTCATCTAATTATGGTTCATTTTTCAATATGCCTGTGGTACTGACCATATTAAGTTTGATAGTTTTCAGTGTTATAAATTACTATAGCAACTACtgataaatattaaattattaggGGGTGACTATGATTTCATGTCTGTTTTGTTATAAGtgtttttaacatttgtttGAGGGACAATTTCCAActctctttaaatttaaaattgttttttactttctgaGCTGGAAAAAAGCACTATATTCTGTCAAGAAGTTAATGAATTAGTAAAAAATGCTTTACAggttaagtatttaaaatatatcaaagcCACTCTGCAACCTACTGAGcttaaaatgttgatttttttttctttatatagtAAAAATGTTCCTCAGattcactttaaaaaagtttaaatttcactcttcaaaagagagagaacagtTTTTTATTAGTGTAGCAAATCCAAATATGAGctttagtattttaaatattacttttagGAGTGTTGGCTTTCCTAGGAGAAATATTTATAGTAAGATTAAATTTTAAGTAATTCatagaaatgtgttttaaaaagatatttctaaaagaaatattaacattatttcatttatatgaGTGATTTGGAAATCAgtataaatggaaaataagttaaaaacaTTCATATATATGTAGGTGTGTCAAATCAAGAGCTTTCCAGATGATTCTGGTACAtatagttgcttttttttttttttgatctaaTTTACGAACTGAGCAATTTCATTGtaacattttgattttcagaatgCATCAAGTTACTGCTCTAATTAAAGCAAACTCTTTCGGGTGTTGATAGCATAAAAAATTGACCAAATACCACATGTCTtttttatcacaaaaaaaaccctttgagGGGTATGTAATTACAAGTCTTATTTGTTTCTAGGTTTATAGATAAACTATATAAATGTTTGATAAATCCTCTAAAACATAAAACACTTATAAAGCCTTACTAGAAGAAAGTCACTGAGATcgcatttcaaataaatattttagctcTTTTTCCAAATTGGTAATTAACCCTCTCTAAAATGATTCAGCTTCTCACCAGGCATCTCAGAGTATCTTTTTATGTAATATTAATTCCGATTGTTTTCCGAACAGTAGTATGAATGGAAAGGTTTTGGCGCTGTAAAGAAAGCTTCATTTGGTGGTGAGGGGATCACCTCTTAAAAGAGGGAGCTATATGTTTGATTTTGTGGTAAACATATttacacatacatatgcatacatCTATTTATTTAAGGCTTTCCACAGCCTGTCTCAACTCTCAGAGAGAGAGCTGCCTAACTTAGCTTAAGCCCCTCTACATGTGAACCTGGGTACTATACACGCAACTGGAAATTGCTGGAATTTCTAAAGAATAGTGTGTGGCCTGTGTGTTTCAAATGGAGCTCATTGAAATGTATTAGAGTGTTCACAACATGTAAGATAAACGTCGGCCAGGAGAACCCACCGAGCA
Above is a genomic segment from Nyctibius grandis isolate bNycGra1 chromosome 5, bNycGra1.pri, whole genome shotgun sequence containing:
- the HMGA2 gene encoding high mobility group protein HMGI-C, which translates into the protein MSAQGEGPGQPSTAAQEQPATAEPQKRGRGRPRKQPQEPTGEPSPKRPRGRPKGSKNKSPSKAAQKKAEATGEKRPRGRPRKWPQQVVQKKPAQEETEETSSQESAEED